A genomic segment from Phalacrocorax carbo chromosome W unlocalized genomic scaffold, bPhaCar2.1 SUPER_W_unloc_3, whole genome shotgun sequence encodes:
- the LOC135310859 gene encoding LOW QUALITY PROTEIN: uncharacterized protein LOC135310859 (The sequence of the model RefSeq protein was modified relative to this genomic sequence to represent the inferred CDS: inserted 2 bases in 2 codons), which yields MATQKAVDAHNYVSLPVAEIDKLYDLLDVHRSRPSLQGQDWAKTIGFNPRGIRVLQKEARVRSGKGKAITCAVLGASLSAAVEDKKQRLCQADAAISILQMVIRSLQNNWRKISNXLKEERNQNAILKEELRNQLLRETDTQVEVEVKPSEMGIWQIYPQGDLKKARETVESFPHMYLLVKTEYLYEDNNDDCPQVLTKEVPFTATELAKLKKDFARTLKESETEYVWRVSLLGGHGILLSEKEAEGYWGPGVFLTTGNRQATWPLTQRATYWAGGLNPLERGYPLAITGTVDQLVESVQKAACLQMMYDWELKPNQSSPMMMPVDPERMTPLIRGLPDSLKPIGIQLQGKIQNTPKGERTTATLEGIITRDHCRSGRKVWTWEEVAQXINFGRKYGPVGGSFQKTETRVVWSAEQDNNRQLSIGKGQDLRPLRNNHPGGERPLSRQGLWHLGLQKGIPQDLMDGLLTQKLEKLVQKWSGKKATLGLVPDAPPLIDLEGELTREKAEN from the exons ATGGCCACTCAGAAGGCAGTCGATGCCCACAATTATGTCTCTTTGCCGGTCGCAGAGATAGATAAGCTATATGATCTTTTGGATGTGCACCGATCTCGCCCCTCACTCCAGGGACAAGATTGGGCAAAAACCATTGGTTTCAACCCCAGAGGGATAAGGGTACTGCAGAAAGAAGCTAGGGTTAgatcaggaaaaggaaaagctatcACTTGTGCAGTACTGGGAGCGAGTCTGTCAGCAGCAGTGGAAGATAAGAAACAGAGGCTTTGTCAAGCCGATGCCGCAATAAGCATACTGCAGATGGTCATAAGGTCATTGCAGAATAattggaggaaaataagca tgttgaaggaggaaagaaatcaaaatgcgATACTGAAGGAAGAATTGAGGAACCAACTTTTGAGGGAAACAGATACACAGGTGGAGGTAGAGGTGAAGCCTTCAGAAATGGGGATATGGCAAATTTACCCTCAGGGAGACTTGAAGAAGGCAAGGGAAACCgtagaaagcttccctcacATGTATCTGCTGGTTAAAACAGAGTATTTGTATgaggacaataacgatgactgtcctcaagttctcaccaaagaggtcccatttacagcaactgaactagcaaagttgaaGAAAGACTTTGCGAGAACTCTGAAGGAATCAGAGACagaatatgtgtggagagtgtccctgttGGGGGGGCATGGAATTTTGttgtcagagaaagaagcagaaggttATTGGGGTCCGGGTGTGttcctaactacaggtaatcGCCAAGCCACATGGCCATTAACCCAGAGGGCCACATATtgggctggggggctgaacccTTTGGAGAGGGGATATCCCCTTGCCAtaacaggtacggtggatcaGTTAGTTGAAAGTGTGCAGAAAGCAGCCTGTCTCCAAATGATGTATGATTGGGAGCTCAAGCCCaaccagagttccccgatgatgatgccTGTGGACCCAgagaggatgactcccctgatcCGGGGACTCCCTGactccctgaaacccattgggatccaattacaggggaaaattcaaaatactcCCAAAGGAGAAAGAACTACGGCCACTCTGGAAGGGATAATAACCCGTGACCATTGCCGGTCGGGAAGGAAAGTGTGGACGTGGGAGGAGGTAGCGC GCAttaattttgggagaaaatatggCCCTGTTGGTGGATCGTTCCAAAAAACCGAAACAAGGGTTGTATGGTCTGCAGAGCAAGATAACAATCGGCAGCTGTCAATTGGGAAGGGCCAGGATTTGAGGCCACTCCGCAACAATCATCCCGGGGGAGAGAGACCCCTAAGTCGACAGGGGTTATGGCATCTAGGGCTTCAGAAGGGCATTCCTCAAGACCTGATGGATGGACTCCTGACCCAAAAATTGGAAAAACTTgtacagaaatggtcagggaagAAGGCCACTCTCGGATTAGTTCCCGATGCTCCACCCCTGATAGATCTTGAGGGGGAGCTGACTAGGGAAAAGGCGGAAAACTAG